Part of the Mya arenaria isolate MELC-2E11 chromosome 8, ASM2691426v1 genome, TTTCTGCAGGAGTTTAGCAACTTGAATCCCAAGCGAAGTAAAGGCAACAAAGGAAGACAACTAGCCACTGAACAACTCTGGCTGGAGTTACTCATCAATCTGTCATTTTCGTTGGAGGGTCAGCAGATCATACTCAAAATACCAGGTTGgttatgcatacatgtactttgtGTAATTGCATTTATGATGTGATATAATTATAGTATAGCATAACCTAGTAATATATTACGAAAAAATAGAACAGTTCTAGTGAGATCATTTACAGGTTTCCTTGCATAAAAGGCATGCTTTTCTTAGGGATTGGCAGTAGTCtcttgagttatgccccttggttAACTGGGAGAGAAAGGGATAGGCAGTAAGCcataagttatgccccttggttAACTAATAACTTTGAGAAAAAGGGATGGGCTATGGCCTcatgagttatgccccttggttAACTGGGAGAAAAAGGGATGGGCACTGGCCTcatgagttatgccccttggtaAACTGGGAGAAAAAGGGATGGGCACTGGCCTCATGAGTTATGCCTCTTGGTTAACTGGGAGAAAAAGGGATGGGCACTGGCCTcatgagttatgccccttggttAACCAGGAGATAATGGGATGGGCACTGGCCCcatgagttatgccccttggttAAACAGAAGAAAACGGGATGGGCACTGGCCCcatgagttatgccccttggttAACTGGGAGAAAGAGGGTTGGACAGTGGTCCAATGAGTCATACCCTTTTGTTAACTGGGAGAGAAAGGGTTGGGCAGGAACCtaatgagttatgcccctttgtTAACTGGGAGAGAAAGGGATGGGCAGGAACCtaatgagttatgcccctttgaCAGTAAAAACAGGATTGACAGTAGCTCcatgagttatgtcccttggtTAACTAGAAGAAGAAGAGATGCCCATGACCCCTTTAACTctgagaataaaaaaaatacttgtatgAATTGATTATCTTATCAATTTGTACTTGTATGTATACAGTTACGGATAAAAACACCCCATAATATTCACTACCAGGTTTTAGCGCCTGCTTCCATTCTATTAAAACCAGTCACATAATTTTACCAATCTACATTTTTCAGCATGTTTGGACGTCCTTCTAGAGTTTGTTGAAAGCCCCACCACCAGACTTCAAGAAACAGCTGTGATGATTATCAGAAACCTTGCATGTCACACTTCGAACAAGCCAAGGCTGCTTTCTAATGGTATGATTTTGTATGCCTTGTAtgttacaattttaattttctctGAAAAGGATACTACGCAATGTGTATGATCTAAAAAGATATCCCATAAGTTCAACAATATGCTCATGTAAAGCAATGTAAAAGGCCATCACCTCATAGCCATTAAAAATAGTGATATGAAACTTTTTACACATGACATATTACCAGTGACAATGCCCACATGTGTAGAAGGGTCcagaaaacataattttatagtTGTTGACTTATGCCCcatgtttcacaaaaaaaaatacagataaGATTAGGATTTTCACCTCTAAGGcgctcttgttttaaaatacgaTAAGAAAACTACCTGTTATGAAGTATAAATACAAATTGTGAATGTGGTAAAATGTTACAATGCtcatatattgataattaaataagtTTGCTGCGTCTCTGTAAttatattccaaaatatttttttatgttaaggcgattttaaatcaattgttAGATTTTCATCCACGCCCTGTTTGATTTTCATCCACGCCCTGTTTGATTTTCATCCATGCCCTGTTTGATTTTCATCCATGCCCTGTTTGATTTTCATCCACGCCCTGTTTGATTTTCATCCACGCCCTGTTTGATTTTCATCCACCCCATCCGCCCGCCCCATTTTTCCAGCACACCTTTAATCTTATTgacttaataaataaaaatgttgaactatgGTCTGTTTTTTCATATCGATTTGGTACTGTTTGGTATTCATACCTATTGCGTCAAATTGTCAATGTATAACATTCATATGTAAAAAGTAGAATTGTTGTGATTGTGTTTGTGGTTCATCTAGAAACACATGTGTATGGCCacttatgcaataagaaagggcatgaacacatatatatttaactgtAAAACAGTCATCGAAAGAAAATAATATGTCACCcccatttaaaacaattatttaaatgaaaatctagcaataaaTGTATATTGGCCTAATGAAAACTATCttgaaaagacaaaaataagaatggaagtatacacttaaaaaaaatctgaacatatatcataaaattCCTATAAATTGTTATCATCATTCcattaattttgattattttattataatactcCATTTTATCATCCTATTTATAGACCATTTTATCCATCCATTATAAAACATTGCATCATTCTATTTATAGACCAGCTGTTGCCACGGCTACTGGTGTGTGTGGGGTCGGACCGAGAAAAGGTCACCGCAGGGGCAGCATCTGCTTTGTGGGCTCTTATCTACAACAACCAAAAGgttagtttatacttatttcattAAGTTCAATAGTGATGGGTCtgttttttcttaattacccacttaaataaattttaatggaaattgttgttattttcgtCAGATGCTttccaaatgataaaatatgaatcCATTAGCAGAGACATGTGCGTCAACACCCAATTTATTTCAAGTATACAAAATCACATGGACAAGAAGTTCAAAAGAATAAGATCATTGTATAATATGGTTTGGATTTAATTATCtcatttgtttaaacttgatTCTATTTCAGGCAAAAGTTGTGATGAAGAATGCAAATGTTGCTGCCAAACTTCAGGACATAATGTCTGATATGGATGCAACAGATTCAAAACTTCAGGAATCATGTTTAGCAGATTTACAAGCTGTTATTGCAACTGTCTGTGAATAGggaaatgtattttgaaataggGAGTTTGCCTATTTTTTGGAAAGGGAGTTTTTTGTTGACTATTTATTAATAGAGAGTTTTGTTTGTGAACAGTGGGttggtttatttcataataaagagggttttttttattctgatattCTTTACTGAAACTGAAAACAGAacttttgtttatgaatatttaaatcttGATTTGAATATAGTAAAGTGAGCTTTGCTTAAGAGTAGGGAGTTTCGtgtttgaattaaatgtttgtatgtagTTTGTGATTGTAAGTGTAAGGCTTTAGGCATAGAATCACCTGAGACATTATACCACAAAACTGACTCTGTCAGTAATAAATAGTACAAGAGAAAACACTTCTTTACTAAGTAAACAATGCAATTTAATCTACATTTACAAGTAAAATGAACTGGTAACAGGGGTTATAAAGCTTGGGTGGTCAATTTCATTCACTCTGTTGGACAGTTATTAATAACaggtaatccgattagctacatcgctCTTTggtccaattaagaccaatattgaataccagctcTACTGGTATAAAACATCTTCAGTCATGTCCTAACCTAAGTCATTTCCCTGAGTTTAGAATCAGAGGtcatatgataaatataataactttattatatttggaacactttattttcattgattgttatttaatttacataattttgtgttaaaaacactttttttttaaatataagtttgaaAATTGTAGGAATTCGACTTAAGTCAAGAAATGAcctaagaagttttatgaatatgaccCCAAGATTAATCCTGAAATCAGAATTGAAAGATTTCAACTTAAGAttattgtacagttgtaaagattgttttgCTTGGACATTTGCATCGATAAAAGGAAGAAAATACCTTAGcatcaataatatatatatttttatttttttccaaagtcaaacatatatacatgtatatatgtgtgactttgaaaaaaaaaatcaaaagggaTCTTAGCCCTTATATACTGAATTGGGCAAGAATCACTGTACTGGACAGATCCTTGGCTAACTTTCAGGATTGATAATCATGAACTGTTAAAACCCATGGGAtaagataaacaaattaaatttttcctacattgaaaaaaatagtatattgtttgtatttaaaggtGAAATGATAAtatcgtttttgtttttatttgtgtttgctagatttttaatatatatagtgACTATTTAAAGACATGAATTATTTCTATTGAATTGTAGAGaatataaaaaggaaataagTAAGTTTCTAGTAGAACTTGTTTAGTTCTGTAATACttagataaataaattaatacatatataaataaaacataaacttattaCATGTAAAATTAGTTCCACATATACATGAAAGTACATCGAAACAAAAGTTTTAGTAAggtcatttttctaaatacatgCATCGACTATTTGTCTATAAAAATGTCTTATAATTGagagaaaataaaatgtcagcatgatttttttttgccgAAAACAGTTGTGTAAAAGTACAATGAAATTATTACAAGCATTCTTTTTTGACtcactttttaatattataattatgtctaCAAGCTTTGATCTGATATCATTCTGTGCTTGACATTCCGTCCAATATTAGTTGTGAActttttgtatatgttatacaataaacataaaaaatgatttgtgtgttaagtttgttcaaattgctgACATTTATGACAGGTaacattttttgcttttattCCAGTGATAAAATAGTTCGTTATGTTTGATAATGACAGAAGAttgtattttaagtatattttaattatcttCTTTATGTAAATGTAATTATGATTTGTCTTACaaacattgtataaaatattaactttctGAAGCATTTAAGTACGCAAATATCTTATCATGTGATTGGTCCTTGTCTATTATCTTCACCAGAAGGTCACGCAAGAAACATTACAGGtgtttttataaagttttaagtttaaacatgtaGTTTACAAGgattgtaaagaaagttatgataactcgTACAAAGTCACTCTTGTTGTCATGATTTTGCACaaaagtgtgtttttgtgtAGTGGGGGGAACCAGAGTGCCTGTTGAAGACCCACTTACCCGGGACTGGTGACCACTTGACAAACTCGCATGAGCCGAGACCAGGAATCAAACCCAGTTCGCATTGGTGAGgagcgagtgcactaaccagCACCCTAACCAAATAACATGTATAATCATGTGAGTGATGTCTGACAAGAgcattttcaaagattttcatcATGTGAAAAATAGCATGTAGTAGTGATTTGGGTCATATCTTatcatttttttgcttttttaaattgtaaattagtttttttaatgttttttaagcaaattaaGTTTGGCAAGTTCACTCTTGCTATTTGCCAGTCTACACAGAGATGTGTTGACTCGTGTCAAAATCACTAAATAACacttaataaacaatgaaaaataactaAAGCAATGTTCTGAAAGTGTTCAGAAGTCGATAATTAAATTGCCAAAGTAACTCGAGAGTTAAGCACTATTaccataaaaataatacatgtacatgtatgtttatttcttgtgcAGACAGACATTTAAGTCATGAATTAActtgtttaaagtataaaagGTCATGGGGCAAATGCACATTCCCACCACGTAATACATAGacgttttattttgaatacaggTTCAATAAACCACATGAGAGAAAAACAAGATACAcgaataaacatttacaaatggaATAGCAAGTGGAGCATGTAAGGATTGTTTAATTTTTACGAGTTTTTACATTTAACGAAGGATATGATTAGAGACAACGTAATATCTTAAGGTGCAAGTCGACATTATATACGGAGAAGGTGTTCATATACCTATAAATACATACAGTGCCAACATAGTGCAACATAGAAATCTGAGAAAAGTAAACGTTTTACACATTATACATAACacatttcaaagacaaaaatatcaactttcaatCCATAcaaatcaatgaataaatttatcaatgcataaaaaaaaatgtaacgcaaaattatataacaacaaactgacaaatcaatacaataatatGATTAGATACTAAAAACGTAACTCATTGACTGCACAAGATAGAAAtctaatatttttcatgtaaaagggccataactctagtATTACTAAAGTGATTCATCTCACAATCGAAAATGGCCGAGACTCTATGTACATAAACACATACTACAAGTTTCACTGTGCATTTTTACATGGCCTTGCATTGCTTGGTAAATGGATGGTGAGTTAATGTGGATCCCATTTGCACCAACGATAAATAACAGCCATACAAACTTTGTTCAAACTTTAAGGCCGATCGACATTTAAAGggttatatcattatatataaaatgtgaagAAGGATACAGTTTATTGCCaacaattgaaacaaatgaaagtGAGAATAAAACAGCTATCTCTAGCGGATTCGGGGAGAGAAATGAATataaagcccccccccccatttccACATTTAAACCATACATTTTTCAGTCCTTGGGATGGGACAAACCTTGTTGCACCCAATAAGAGTTGCGCCCTATTTAACGCCAAATCATGGATCCGACCCTACTTATATGATTGTGACTATcgtaataatatttacattcacaaaTATATGCCTCTGAAGTGGACACCAGATTCAGTTGTGTAGATCAATGCCCACCGAATTCACAAACAGTCCGTTTAGACACTCTGAAACTGTTAAAAAGTTAATATAATAATGACCCAATTTCCAGAATAATTACTCGCTACACTCCGGCATTATTGTGGAATGATCAAGCATGCTTTCTTGACTAAATGATACTTTCCATCGCGTGTTCTTCGTTGGCATTGGCGTAACGTTCGATTGATTCCAATAGGTGATTCCTTGCTGCAAACATTGGACAGTGCgtgtttctttgtttaacaTAGCAAGATTGTTGGTCTTCATCTCTTTCACAACTGTGTAGATAACGCCTTTCCTGGATTTTCTCCTTGcttgttgtattttctttacCGACCCGATCTTTTTAACTATATTATCAAGAACTTCATTTGCATTGTTATTACAGAAGCTCACAACATGTCCTACTCGCATCACAGCCTTAATTTGCCTATGTTTTACATCGGATGCGGATACGTGGTCATAGTTAACGATTATAAGGTTTTTCATGTTATCTGATTTATACTGGTTCCAAGCAAACTTCCATTCATTTTCAGTCCATCGTCTTTCTTTTGGCTCGTCTAAGTCTTCAAAGTCATCTTCCACAGCATTTTCATTTATGTAACTATCAGAAAGAATAAGCAAGAAATTCCTGCATTTTGCAAACACTTCAGCTACATCATTATCCCTCGGCGCTCCATAGTTCGCATCAACGTAAGCTCTATAAACTCTGAACCCCTCTTGTTTAAGTCTTGGGACGAGTTCTTTACCAACCCATTTCCGTAGTTTTTCATCGTCTACGTTAAATGTTATTCCTACGTCATATTCAAAACACTTTTCTTTGCCCGGGTATTTACGGTTCATCCGTAGCCAAGCGACGAGAAGTTCGTACCGAAAAATGTAAACGAAAACACCAATCACCAACAGTGCAGGAGTAAGACAGGCTACTACAATCaatacaagtttaaacatacttttgtcTAATTCGCATTCAGCAACGTCAGGAGTAAAGGCAGTTGCCGGAATTGATTGCTTCAAATTAGGCATATAACACATGAATGTCGCAAGGTCTGTTTTACTGGGACAGTCCTTAGTTTTAATCCAATTCTGTATCCAGATGTTGTCACAAGTACAGTCGATCGCCAGATGCGAAAGCTTGGTCTCGCATAAATTCCTGTACTGGAGATTTCTAGGCAGAACACGTAAGTACCTATTGCTAGATATATCTAAAGAAGTGTTCTGGAGTCGCTTTGTTGTTTCTTCATCGATTTCAGAAAGAGTGTTTCCGGAAACATCTAAATATGACAGTTCGGTAAGATATGATGCTCTGATGTCTTTAATGTGGTTGTTTGATAGATTGAGATGAATGTATTTGGAAAATGTCGATTCTGGCATACCTATGGGCATCTGATTCAAGCGCGAATTTGAGCAATCAACATAGACTGTGTCGTTTTCTGGTACATCAAGACAGGTACACCCCTTAGGACACCCATCTTCTATCCTAAGTTCACACACGAGGTCAAACGGATCAAGCTCAAAAACCAGAACGTCTTTAAGCTCGGGCGGTGAAGTGCATTTGATAGCAAAATAATCTCTCCAGAGGGCCTTTAGACTGTTTATTGCCAGGCTGTGATATGGTTGCATGTGACAGTCACAGTGTAGAGGTGCTCCACGTAGATCAAATCCAAAATGCAGAAGTTTTCCAAATAAGTTTAGGTCTTTGAGTTTCAGAAGAGACTGCAGATCTGGAAATGTGAATATGTGGTTTTCTTGAAGATTGATAAATCCTGGACCATAGTTGAGACCTGTGTCGAGTGTGATACCGAGGTTGTTTGTCAGACTTtctatttcattactttttaaatCTACCTCGCAGAGTGGATGCAAGGAAACCAAATTGCTCACATCTGCGACTGTTAGTTTGTTGTCTGACAGATTAACACGTAGTAGGAATACATTTTCAGTGAATAACGTTTTCGGGTCAATGGTTTGAATATTATTCAAAGATATATCAAGATTTCTTAAGCGACTGAGGTTACTAAATGACATATTGCCAAGATGAGATATCCGATTGTCGCGTAGATTTAGAGTGTCCAGGTTTGCTAAACAGCTAATGTCGggaacaatttttattttgttgcttCCGAAATTGATCCTGTAGATGTTgttattaaacttttcaaaatcgGCAACCATTCTGTGTTCTGCAAACTGTTCCAAGTATTCCTTATCCGTATCCCATCCACAGACATTGCTTGGAAAGTCAGTCATATCGCCGTTGGTAGATTCTATCATATATAAAGCAGACTCGTTAAATAAAGACTCGACTATTACAACATTTCTTCCCAAAACGCTTGTATACTCTAACGCTAGGCTGATTTCATGGCCGTCCAACAAGGTACAGGAGAGgcaaacacaacatttattgtGTTCATCGCTGAAATACTCAGATGATAGGCCAAGTTGTTGGTCACACGAAGAGTCACATAAAAGGTCGTCACGATTCGGCATCCAATATGGTTTCCATGGTGATGTGCTTCCCGATGGACAGTCTGCTAAGCCCAGTGGGGAAATGGCTTGCAGGACAATAATGGTTAATATCCCGGGCCATATCGCCTCACCTATAGTAATCGAAagctattttaaagaaaaaatattatataacaataggTTTGTTTCTTGTTGTTGTGCATCATCATCGATCTTTGAATTTATGTTAGAGCTTTCGTTCGATTTGTATATCTATCTGTATATCtactgtttgtctgtctgtacTTCTGTCTTTATTAAagcattaatattttgttttatattttattgtgtgttAATCGTCTATCTTATTAGTGAAATACCTCTTAGCATTGCCTTCATTATTCCTCCAGGGTATACCTTCAACAAATGATACGATATTTATAACTTGTTATATATGATTGCAAGATGTATTATATAGATAATTACCTTCTATTGTTGTATAATGAATGGGCAAATAATTACtccaatgttttatatataatacccCTATAATCTAGGTCGACTTAAGCAATCGAAAGAGAGTCGTTATTTTGAAGTTTATTGAAGTGTTCATTTTGCTGCCTAATCAAAAAATTAATGACGGTGTTTTTATCGAAAAACGAAGACGGAATACCCTcaattagaatacaacctacattttacgCCAATGGAATTGCAaaaaggcaatcattaagttGTGGACTTAATCATTAATAACTTCAACTTTTGCGCTTGTTAAAaagtccgcctactgccaatcatcgatacacactccctgtgtcagagctttcgttgacaatgtatcagccaatgaggttgtattctaaatcagttagatgacatgaagtgattTCTTAGtaattaagaagggctcgttcgctatgcacactccgcccattcttttttaatcattaaaatttcacttcatgtcatctaactattacttaaacaaatcagtgttttcagcaaaaaaagtaaatatgtcATCAAgaatatttctataatttaatGACTTTGCTTTTTATTCAAAGGTAGtggttaatatttttaaaaggccTAATGTTTGgcttaaaatgcaataaatacaataaataccATTAAGAATAAAATAGCAGTGACGATGGTATCTATTCAATGATTTGTGATGACTCTGTAAATCTCGTTTAATCACGGTGTAATACTCGTACTTGTAAACTCTATTCAGCGATTCCcttacaaaaaatgtttgttcattGTTTAGTATGCACGTATACaaatgttgaatgttttattcatagttattttactataatagtttttaatgttttagcCAAAGGGTAGATGCGTTCCGTACTATATTCAGTGCCGTGTATTTTGTGAAGTGGATCCGCTATCCGTGATACTAGTATTGTAATTGTACACGAGCGCAAAGGACGAGTTGTATGATTCCAATCACGAATGGTGTATtgttatgtatgtgtgtgtgtgtgtgcgtgcgtgtgtgtgtgtgtgcgtgtgcgtgtgagtgcgtgcgtgcgtgcgtgcgtgcgtatgtatgtatgaacaccttgcggtcaaggataactcGTGAAAGtccaagcacttatttccaacagggtcctttgtttttgctgaagggacagcatgCGGAAGAGTCAATAGTGgtatacaaggaagtccgggtgcgataccctagctctttgcgaagagaccttttggttctttaacgtgctcggagtaaagcaccgatacacgggggtacaactttcctgtgttaaaccagtactgagtacaccacttttccaatcacaaccctttaaatgccgagcgccaggcaagggagctacttgtaccaacttttaatgtcttttggtatgacgcgaccagggatcgaacctac contains:
- the LOC128244101 gene encoding toll-like receptor 13: MPNRDDLLCDSSCDQQLGLSSEYFSDEHNKCCVCLSCTLLDGHEISLALEYTSVLGRNVVIVESLFNESALYMIESTNGDMTDFPSNVCGWDTDKEYLEQFAEHRMVADFEKFNNNIYRINFGSNKIKIVPDISCLANLDTLNLRDNRISHLGNMSFSNLSRLRNLDISLNNIQTIDPKTLFTENVFLLRVNLSDNKLTVADVSNLVSLHPLCEVDLKSNEIESLTNNLGITLDTGLNYGPGFINLQENHIFTFPDLQSLLKLKDLNLFGKLLHFGFDLRGAPLHCDCHMQPYHSLAINSLKALWRDYFAIKCTSPPELKDVLVFELDPFDLVCELRIEDGCPKGCTCLDVPENDTVYVDCSNSRLNQMPIGMPESTFSKYIHLNLSNNHIKDIRASYLTELSYLDVSGNTLSEIDEETTKRLQNTSLDISSNRYLRVLPRNLQYRNLCETKLSHLAIDCTCDNIWIQNWIKTKDCPSKTDLATFMCYMPNLKQSIPATAFTPDVAECELDKSMFKLVLIVVACLTPALLVIGVFVYIFRYELLVAWLRMNRKYPGKEKCFEYDVGITFNVDDEKLRKWVGKELVPRLKQEGFRVYRAYVDANYGAPRDNDVAEVFAKCRNFLLILSDSYINENAVEDDFEDLDEPKERRWTENEWKFAWNQYKSDNMKNLIIVNYDHVSASDVKHRQIKAVMRVGHVVSFCNNNANEVLDNIVKKIGSVKKIQQARRKSRKGVIYTVVKEMKTNNLAMLNKETRTVQCLQQGITYWNQSNVTPMPTKNTRWKVSFSQESMLDHSTIMPECSE